In Candidatus Eremiobacteraceae bacterium, a single window of DNA contains:
- a CDS encoding riboflavin kinase, with protein sequence VLLSRLRTKLLVVGENWRFGRNRTGDCDLARREFTSAGSVFEAAPLLESDGEKVSSSRIRGLIEQRRFDIADRLLGSPFTLRGTARLGDGQGHVLGFPTVNLTSSYGKLVPPAGVYAATARHEGCDYRAAVSIGDKPTFGGSESIVEAHLLDFDRSIYGDSVAVSGWRFLREQRWFATKEELADAIRADVKSVRETRT encoded by the coding sequence AAGTGCTGCTGTCGCGCTTGCGTACCAAACTACTCGTCGTCGGCGAGAACTGGCGCTTCGGGCGCAACCGCACGGGTGACTGCGACCTAGCGCGGCGCGAATTCACAAGCGCCGGATCCGTGTTCGAAGCGGCGCCGCTCTTGGAATCGGACGGAGAGAAAGTCTCAAGCTCGCGTATCCGTGGACTCATCGAACAGCGGCGATTCGACATCGCCGACCGCCTGCTTGGTTCGCCCTTTACGCTTCGAGGTACAGCGCGGCTGGGCGACGGGCAAGGTCATGTGCTCGGCTTCCCAACCGTGAATCTTACGAGCTCCTACGGAAAACTTGTGCCGCCTGCCGGCGTCTACGCGGCCACCGCGCGCCACGAAGGTTGCGACTATCGAGCGGCGGTCAGCATCGGGGACAAGCCGACATTCGGCGGTTCGGAAAGCATCGTCGAAGCCCACCTCTTGGATTTTGACCGCAGCATATACGGCGATTCCGTCGCGGTCAGCGGTTGGCGCTTCTTGCGCGAACAGCGTTGGTTCGCGACGAAAGAAGAGTTGGCGGACGCAATCCGCGCCGACGTGAAGTCGGTTCGAGAAACGCGAACGTAA